In Vreelandella piezotolerans, one genomic interval encodes:
- a CDS encoding glucan biosynthesis protein, with protein sequence MDCRTAAKWIVSLSWMLALPAAASEDPVFQQVIERAKQLAAAPYTAPDAQLPEALRSLDYDGYRQIRFNPERAYWREESPFSLQLFHSGFLFQTPVALNLVENGEVVPLDFTTDDFRYDGDASDLLEHDLSGSGHAGFRLHYPLNNPDYADEFSVFLGASYFRLVGQHQAYGLSTRGLAIDTASSQGEEFPAFREFWLVTPDSDAESVTLMALMDSPSLSGAYRFTLTPGAHTEADIEAEIFAREDIEKVGIAPLTSMFTFGEASAQRPDDFRPQVHDSDGLLMHTGSGEWIWRPLSNPSEVRVSSFVDDAPQGFGLMQRERRFDRYLDLEANYHRRPSQWVEPLEAWGKGHVELVEIPTPDETHDNIVAYWVAEDALDAGDSRRLHYRTYTLNEQPDAHALGKVIRTRHGSAAVPGEADSPSAEQRQFVVDFSGGALETLAADAELSLDISVRDGEALLPQIKVLPHHGRRATFRLPPSPQPSDIRLRLMRDGEPVTETWNYVWYPNA encoded by the coding sequence ATGGATTGTCGAACGGCTGCAAAATGGATCGTCTCACTGAGTTGGATGCTTGCCCTTCCCGCTGCCGCCAGCGAAGATCCCGTGTTTCAACAAGTCATAGAACGCGCCAAACAATTAGCTGCTGCCCCCTATACAGCTCCCGACGCCCAGTTGCCCGAAGCGCTACGATCACTTGACTACGATGGCTATCGACAAATTCGCTTCAACCCAGAGCGCGCCTACTGGCGCGAGGAAAGCCCCTTTAGCCTACAGCTCTTCCACAGCGGGTTTCTATTTCAAACGCCGGTGGCACTCAATCTGGTCGAAAACGGTGAGGTCGTCCCGCTCGACTTCACCACCGACGATTTTCGCTACGATGGCGACGCCAGCGACCTGCTGGAGCACGACCTGAGCGGCAGCGGACACGCCGGATTTCGTCTCCACTATCCGCTCAATAATCCCGACTATGCGGATGAATTCTCCGTCTTTCTCGGCGCCAGCTACTTTCGTTTAGTGGGCCAACATCAAGCCTACGGGTTATCCACCCGGGGGCTGGCGATCGACACCGCCTCGTCCCAGGGCGAAGAATTCCCTGCCTTTCGTGAGTTTTGGCTAGTCACGCCAGACAGCGACGCCGAGAGCGTCACGCTCATGGCGCTGATGGATAGCCCGTCGCTCAGCGGTGCCTACCGATTCACGCTCACCCCTGGGGCGCACACCGAAGCCGACATAGAAGCCGAGATCTTTGCCCGGGAAGATATCGAAAAAGTCGGCATCGCCCCACTGACCAGTATGTTCACCTTTGGAGAAGCGAGCGCCCAGCGGCCAGATGACTTTCGCCCTCAAGTGCATGACTCCGATGGTCTTTTAATGCACACCGGTAGCGGCGAGTGGATCTGGCGACCGCTGAGCAACCCCAGTGAGGTCCGTGTGTCGAGCTTCGTCGATGATGCACCACAAGGCTTTGGCCTGATGCAGCGCGAACGTCGCTTCGACCGCTACTTGGACCTGGAAGCCAACTACCATCGCCGCCCTAGCCAGTGGGTCGAGCCGCTGGAGGCATGGGGAAAAGGTCACGTGGAGCTGGTGGAAATACCCACCCCTGACGAAACCCACGACAACATCGTGGCTTACTGGGTCGCCGAAGATGCGCTCGACGCCGGTGACTCTCGGCGCCTGCACTACCGCACTTACACTTTGAACGAGCAGCCCGACGCCCACGCACTGGGAAAAGTGATACGCACTCGGCATGGCAGCGCCGCCGTACCGGGTGAAGCGGACTCCCCATCCGCCGAGCAGCGCCAGTTCGTGGTCGATTTTAGCGGCGGCGCGTTAGAGACGTTAGCGGCCGATGCAGAGCTCTCACTGGATATCAGCGTGCGCGATGGCGAAGCGCTACTGCCCCAAATCAAAGTACTCCCCCATCACGGCCGACGCGCCACGTTCAGGCTTCCACCCAGCCCCCAGCCGAGCGATATACGCTTGCGTTTGATGAGAGACGGTGAGCCCGTCACCGAAACCTGGAACTACGTGTGGTATCCCAATGCGTAA
- a CDS encoding alkaline phosphatase encodes MRRLLITACALNVLLVAPLWWRFGTLSPLIAWEAWVIAPAMLLLPAGRWRRWLGSGVVSALALATATNLGDAATHTAFGRSLNLYLDVPLVRSIYHLLVGNVGQLAAICLMLLGGVLLIGVLWLMLRLLLPARPPTRRGRARNAAVVLLVVSSSMALLEVNHYRLVPQAALPMVATARFQWEQVVDTHRARQAFTAQLEETPIAAQVLPGLAGRNVLLTFIESYGVSALKDPRYNRTLLLTLEDLKRRLSQRDLHVVSGLVASPIRGGQSWLAHATTLSGRWIDNQLWYRLMLESGHSTMIDDFRASGQRTLSVMPAITLAWPEGRAYGFDQIVAAKDMPYEGPPLNWVTMPDQFTLDYTQRELLGNSPLFAQIALISSHAPWTPILPVLENWSLVGDGSLYAPWENAGDPPEVIWRDLERIRDHYAWSVDYAVSVAGRWAERVANEQTLLIVLGDHQPAPLITGDEASAAVPVHIISGDPALLDPFKRRGFVEGMLPPLAHPQEAPRMSQLRHWLQQDFGPAATSARTTP; translated from the coding sequence ATGCGTCGTCTCCTCATTACGGCTTGTGCGCTGAATGTGCTGCTGGTGGCTCCGCTGTGGTGGCGCTTTGGCACGCTATCGCCCTTGATCGCCTGGGAAGCGTGGGTGATTGCCCCGGCCATGCTACTGCTACCGGCCGGTCGCTGGCGGCGCTGGTTGGGGAGCGGTGTCGTGAGCGCCCTGGCATTGGCAACGGCGACCAACCTTGGCGATGCCGCTACGCATACGGCGTTTGGCCGTTCGCTGAACCTTTATCTGGACGTGCCGCTCGTGCGCTCCATTTACCATTTACTAGTGGGTAATGTAGGCCAACTGGCGGCAATTTGCCTGATGTTGCTAGGCGGTGTACTGCTCATTGGCGTGCTGTGGCTCATGCTGCGCCTGCTACTGCCTGCTCGCCCTCCCACGCGCCGTGGTCGGGCGAGAAACGCGGCCGTCGTGTTGCTAGTGGTCAGTTCGAGTATGGCTCTGTTAGAGGTAAATCACTATCGCCTAGTTCCCCAGGCCGCACTGCCGATGGTCGCCACTGCCCGTTTTCAGTGGGAACAGGTGGTCGATACGCACCGCGCTCGGCAAGCGTTTACCGCGCAGTTGGAAGAGACGCCGATAGCGGCGCAGGTACTGCCAGGTTTGGCAGGGCGAAACGTACTACTGACGTTCATCGAGTCTTATGGTGTGTCTGCCCTGAAAGACCCTCGCTATAACCGCACACTGCTGCTCACCTTGGAAGACCTTAAGCGACGACTATCCCAGCGTGACCTGCACGTGGTATCGGGGTTGGTCGCATCGCCCATCCGCGGCGGACAGTCGTGGCTTGCCCATGCGACGACGCTAAGCGGGCGTTGGATAGACAATCAGCTTTGGTATCGACTGATGCTAGAGAGCGGCCACTCGACGATGATCGACGATTTTCGTGCCTCCGGGCAGCGCACGCTCAGCGTGATGCCTGCGATCACCCTGGCGTGGCCAGAGGGGCGTGCTTACGGCTTCGACCAAATCGTCGCCGCAAAAGACATGCCCTACGAAGGGCCGCCGCTCAACTGGGTCACCATGCCGGATCAATTTACGCTCGACTATACTCAGCGCGAGCTGCTGGGTAACTCACCTCTGTTCGCCCAGATCGCACTGATCTCGAGTCACGCTCCCTGGACACCCATTCTGCCCGTGCTGGAAAACTGGTCGCTGGTGGGCGATGGCAGTCTCTATGCCCCTTGGGAGAACGCGGGTGATCCGCCCGAGGTGATCTGGCGAGATTTGGAGCGCATTCGCGACCACTATGCGTGGTCGGTGGACTACGCTGTTAGCGTGGCAGGACGCTGGGCCGAGCGCGTGGCCAATGAACAGACGCTGCTCATCGTGCTGGGCGACCATCAGCCCGCCCCGTTGATTACCGGCGACGAAGCCAGTGCTGCCGTACCGGTACATATCATCAGCGGCGATCCAGCACTGCTGGACCCTTTCAAACGGCGTGGCTTCGTGGAGGGGATGCTGCCCCCCCTAGCGCACCCGCAGGAGGCGCCGAGGATGAGCCAACTTCGCCACTGGCTGCAGCAGGACTTTGGCCCCGCAGCAACATCAGCAAGGACGACACCATGA